In the Oceanivirga salmonicida genome, ATCCCACTTTTGATATAAATGCTTTTCAAAAAAAATTATTATGGGTAGATAAACAAAAAATTAAAACTATTTTAATAATAAATAAAATAGATTTAGTAAATGATATAGAAAGAAAAGATTTTATAGAAAATTTAAAATCTAAAATTAAACATATAAAAATATTTGAAATAAGTGTAGAAAAAAACATAGGAATTACAGAATTAAAAGAGTTTTTAAAAGAAAAAATAATAGTATTATCAGGAGCTAGTGGAGTAGGGAAATCTAGTTTAGTTAATAATATTTTAGAAAATGAAACACTAGAAGTAGGAAATATTAGTAGAAAAACTAAAAAAGGAAAAAATACTACAATAATAACTAAATATTTTGAAAAAAATGGTATAAAAATTTTTGATACACCAGGTTATAGTTCAATAGCATTACCAGAATATGATGAAATAAGAGAAATAATGACATGGATACCTGATTTTGAAAATTATTTATATCAATGTAAATTTAAAGATTGCTTACATTTAATAGAACCGGATTGTAATATAATAAAAGAAGTTGAAAAAGGAAATATTAATAAATACAGATATGAATTTTACAAAAAATTAATTGAAGGAGAAAATAACAATGAAAGAAATTAAAATTGCCCCATCACTATTATCTGCTGATTTTTCTGATTTAAAAAATGAAGTTATAGCAATAGAAAAAGCAGGAGCAACTCATTTACATTTAGATGTTATGGATGGAGATTTTGTACCAAATATAACTTTTGGGGCAGGATTAATAGGGGCTATAAGAAAGCATACGAATTTAATTTTTGATATACACATGATGGTTACTAATCCTGAAAGATATATAGATGACATGGTAA is a window encoding:
- the rsgA gene encoding ribosome small subunit-dependent GTPase A, whose product is MNQINYRVIGKTQGFYEVIDNLGNIYTTKLKGTLKRENSKLNCVIGDKVEISIKDMLITNVLERKNLLLRPLVSNIDYVAIMTSIINPTFDINAFQKKLLWVDKQKIKTILIINKIDLVNDIERKDFIENLKSKIKHIKIFEISVEKNIGITELKEFLKEKIIVLSGASGVGKSSLVNNILENETLEVGNISRKTKKGKNTTIITKYFEKNGIKIFDTPGYSSIALPEYDEIREIMTWIPDFENYLYQCKFKDCLHLIEPDCNIIKEVEKGNINKYRYEFYKKLIEGENNNERN